The segment GCACAGGTTGGACAGGTGGACGACGGGCCCGCCCGGGGTGTCGCGGGTCTGGTTGCAGGTGCGGTTGCTGGCGTCCTTGAAGGTCATCCAGCCGTTGCCGGTCTGGGCGAGGGTGCGCATCATCCTGGCGTAGAGGTCGCGGGCCCTCACCTGCCGCACCACTCGGCCCTCGTCCTCGGCGCGGCGGTAGGCCTCGTCGAACGCCGCGCCCCACAGGTCGGGCAGCTCGGGCGCCTGGTCGGGGTCGATCAGCGACCAGTCGGCGTCGGCCTCGACGCGACGCATGAACTCGTCGGGGACCCAGTTGGCGAGGTTGAGGTTGTGGGTCCGCCGGGCGTCCTCGCCGGTGTTGTCGCGCAGCTCGAGGAACTCCTCGACGTCGGGGTGCCACGGCTCGAGGTAGACGCAGGCCGCGCCCTTGCGCCGACCGCCCTGGTTGACGGCCGAGACCGACGAGTCGAGGGTGCGCAGGAACGGCACGATGCCGTTGGACTGACCGTTGGTGCCGCGGATCAGGGCGCCGCGGGAGCGGACGCGGGAGAAGCCGATCCCGATGCCGCCGGCGAACTTCGACAGCTTCGCCACCTGGGCGTAGCGCGCGTAGATCGAGTCGAGGTCGTCGCGTGGGCTGTCCACGAGGTAGCACGACGACATCTGGGTGTGCCGGGTCCCGGAGTTGAACAGCGTCGGCGACGACGGCAGGTAGGCCAGCGACGACATCAGCCGGTAGAACCGGATGGCCTCGCCGGGGGACTCCGCCAGCCCCGAGGCGACGCGCAGCAGGAAGTACTGCGGGGTCTCGACGACCAGCCGGCTCGACGGGTGGCGCAGCAGGTAGCGGTCGTAGACCGTGCGCAGCCCGAAGTACTCGAAGCGTCGGTCGCCGTCGACGTCGATCGCGAAGTCGAGCTTGCGGGCGTTGTCCTTGACGAACCGGGCGGTGTCGTCGCCGATCAGCCCCTCCGCGTGGCCGAGCGCCACGGACTGGCTGAACGACATCACGCCCTGGTTGCGCACCTCCTTGTCGACGTACGACGACAGCAGGCGTGCGGCCAGCCGGGAGTACTGCGGCTCCTCGCCGATCATCTCGGCGGCCGTCTGGATCGACAGCCGGTCGAGCTCGGCGGTGGTGGCGCCGTCGTAGAGCCCGCTGATCGTGCGGGTCGCGACGCGCATGGGGTCGACGTCGGCCAGGTCGGCACTGACCCGGTCGACGGCCCGGACGATCTTGTTGACGTCGACGGGCTCGTCGTCGCCGTTGCGCTTGCGCACCTGCATGGACGTGCGTCCCGGTGCGGTGGTGACCGTCATTTCTCTCCTCGCGAGGTCGGTCCTGGGGAGGTCCGGGGTCGCGGGGAGGAGTGAGGGAGCACGAGGTCGCGCAGGCGCAGCGTCGTACGAGCCCACCGGCCTTCCCACGAGGCCCCGGACCACCGCGCCCGGTCGGGCACGGTGCGCTGGCAGGTCTTCGGACTCGTGGGCGCGCCTCCCGGACTCGTCCGGTCGACCCCTACCGGCCGTCGCTTCCCAGGTCTGGCGACCCAGTGCTGTGTGACGGCTGTCGTTCCCACTCACCGCTGCGGGGCAGTCCCGGACTCACACCGGGTTCCCTCTTGCCTCGACGCGCCTGGCTGACGCGCCGAACCAGCTACGTGGAACACCATATGTAGGGCTCGCGGAGAAGTGTGGGACCACATCTAGTGGCGGCGTGTCGGCCCGCCGTGTCCGCTCAGGAGGAGGGCGTGAGCGCGACGTGCTCCCGCGCGATGGCCGCGCCGAGGCGCGCGTTGTGCTCGACGAGCGCGATGTTGGCGGTGAGCGAGGCACCGTCGCTGATCTCGACGATGCGGCCCAGCAGGTAGGGCGTGGCGTCCTTGCCGGTGATGCCGAGGGAGTCCATGTCGGCGAGCGCGCGGTCGATGATCGCGCCGATCTCCCCGGCCGGGATCTCGGACTCGGCCGGGATCGGGTTGGCGACGACGACGCCGCCCGCGAGCCCGAGGTCCCACTTGGCCCGCATCAGCGCAGCGACCTCGGCGGGGGAGTCGACGCGCATCGGTGCGGCGAATCCCGACGAGCGGGAGAAGAACGACGGGAACTCGTCGGTGCCGTAGCCCAGGACCGGCACCCCCAGCGTCTCGAGCTTCTCCAGGGTCAGGCCGATGTCGAGGATGCTCTTGACGCCCGCGCAGACCACCGCCACCGACGTCGTCGAGAGCTCGGTGAGGTCGGCCGACACGTCGTACGACGTCTCGGCGCCGCGGTGCACGCCGCCGAGCCCGCCGGTCACGAAGACGCTGATGCCGGCGAGGGCAGCCAGGCGCATCGTCGAGGCGACGGTCGTCGCGCCGTGCAGGCCGCGCGAGACGACGTAGGGCAGGTCGCGCAGGGAGACCTTGATGACCGACTCGTCGGAGGCAAGCAGCTCGAGGTCGTCGGCGGACAGGCCGATCGTCGGCCGGCCGTGGAGCACGGCGATCGTGGCCGGCACGGCGCCGCCGTCGCGGACGATGCCCTCCACGGTGCGTGCCATCTCGACGTTCTGCGGGTAGGGCATGCCGTG is part of the Nocardioides cavernae genome and harbors:
- a CDS encoding ribonucleoside-diphosphate reductase subunit alpha, yielding MTVTTAPGRTSMQVRKRNGDDEPVDVNKIVRAVDRVSADLADVDPMRVATRTISGLYDGATTAELDRLSIQTAAEMIGEEPQYSRLAARLLSSYVDKEVRNQGVMSFSQSVALGHAEGLIGDDTARFVKDNARKLDFAIDVDGDRRFEYFGLRTVYDRYLLRHPSSRLVVETPQYFLLRVASGLAESPGEAIRFYRLMSSLAYLPSSPTLFNSGTRHTQMSSCYLVDSPRDDLDSIYARYAQVAKLSKFAGGIGIGFSRVRSRGALIRGTNGQSNGIVPFLRTLDSSVSAVNQGGRRKGAACVYLEPWHPDVEEFLELRDNTGEDARRTHNLNLANWVPDEFMRRVEADADWSLIDPDQAPELPDLWGAAFDEAYRRAEDEGRVVRQVRARDLYARMMRTLAQTGNGWMTFKDASNRTCNQTRDTPGGPVVHLSNLCTEIIEVSSDRETAVCNLGSINLAQHLADGGVDWDKLRETVRTAVPLLDRVIDINYYPSDESAASNPRWRPVGLGLMGLQDAFFALRLPFDSPEALELSTRVQEEIYLTALEVSVDLARRHGPHPAYDETRAAAGVLQPDHWDASPAQAERWAALRKSVAEHGLRNSLLVAIAPTATIASIAGCYECIEPQVSNLFKRETLSGEFLQVNAALTRELKSRGLWTAEVRGAIKRAEGSVQGLAQLPDDVRELYRTAWELPQRALIDMAAARSPYIDQSQSLNLFIAGPSIGKLSSMYLHAWKSGLKTTYYLRSRPATRIQQTTVSVTAPDAVETTPLTISDDEALACSLENPENCEACQ
- a CDS encoding pseudouridine-5'-phosphate glycosidase; protein product: MLTVTDEVRDALASGLPVVALESTIISHGMPYPQNVEMARTVEGIVRDGGAVPATIAVLHGRPTIGLSADDLELLASDESVIKVSLRDLPYVVSRGLHGATTVASTMRLAALAGISVFVTGGLGGVHRGAETSYDVSADLTELSTTSVAVVCAGVKSILDIGLTLEKLETLGVPVLGYGTDEFPSFFSRSSGFAAPMRVDSPAEVAALMRAKWDLGLAGGVVVANPIPAESEIPAGEIGAIIDRALADMDSLGITGKDATPYLLGRIVEISDGASLTANIALVEHNARLGAAIAREHVALTPSS